A stretch of Lathyrus oleraceus cultivar Zhongwan6 chromosome 6, CAAS_Psat_ZW6_1.0, whole genome shotgun sequence DNA encodes these proteins:
- the LOC127092088 gene encoding importin beta-like SAD2: protein MYTVMQPRLDVLLFEIVFPLMCFNDNDQKLWDEDPHEYVRKGYDIIEDLYSPKTASVDFVSELLRKRREDNFHKFVQFIVEILKRYDEAPVEYKSYRQKDGALLAIGTLCDKLKQTEPYKSELERMLVQHVFPEFGSPVGHLRAKAAWVAGQYAHISFSDQNNFRKALQCVVCGMRDPELPVRIDSVFALRSFIEACKDLDEIRPLLPPLLDEFFKLMNEVENEDLVFTLETIVDKFGEEMAPYALGLCQNLAAAFWRCMNSADADDEDDDPSSLAAVGCLRAISTILESVSSLPQIFVQIEPTLLPIMRSMLTTDGQEVFEEILEIASYMTFFSPTISLDLWSLWPIIMEALADWAIDFFPNIMVPLDNYISRGTVHFVTCKEPDYQQSLWNMISSLMADKNMEDSDIEPAPKLIEVVFLNCRGLVDHWVEPYLRITVERLHRTGKSNLKCLLMQVIADGLYYNAALTLSILQKLGVASEIFNLWFHMLQEVKKSGVRANFKREHGKKVCCLGLTSLLVLPADQVPGEVLGRVFRATLDLLVAYKDQVAEAAKEEEEEEDDDDMDGFQTDDEVEDDSGSDREMGADAEDGDEAASSNLRKLADQAKSFRPNDDDSDDDFSDDEDLQSPIDEVDPFIFFVDTMKVMQSSDPIKFQNLTQTLEFSYQALASGVAQHAEMRRGEIEKEKAEKSSAITDS from the exons ATGTATACTGTGATGCAGCCTCGGCTTGATGTTCTTCTTTTTGAAATCGTTTTTCCTCTTATGTGCTTTAATGATAATGATCAAAAGCTTTGGGACGAAGATCCTCATGAATATGTTAGGAAAGGCTATG ACATTATTGAAGACTTGTATAGTCCTAAGACGGCCTCTGTGGATTTTGTGAGTGAGCTGCTTCGGAAACGCAGGGAAGAtaattttcataaatttgtgCAATTCATAGTTGAAATTTTGAAAAG GTATGATGAAGCACCGGTAGAATACAAGTCTTATAGACAGAAAGATGGCGCTCTTCTTGCTATTGGGACACTCTGTGACAAATTGAAACAAACCGAGCCCTATAAATCTGAACTTGAGCGTATGTTAGTGCAACATGTATTTCCAGAGTTCGGCAGCCCCGTTGGTCATCTCAGGGCCAAG GCAGCATGGGTTGCAGGACAATATGCCCACATTAGCTTCTCGGATCAGAACAATTTCCGAAAGGCATTGCAGTGTGTTGTATGTGGAATGCGAGATCCTGAACTTCCTGTCCGCATTGATTCTGTTTTTGCTTTGCGTTCTTTCATTGAAGCTTGCAAAG ATTTAGATGAAATTCGTCCTCTTCTCCCTCCACTCCTTGATG AGTTCTTCAAACTTATGAATGAAGTTGAGAATGAAGACCTTGTGTTTACTTTGGAGACTATTGTGGACAAGTTTGGGGAAGAAATGGCTCCTTATGCACTTGGATTATGCCAAAATTTG GCAGCTGCATTTTGGAGGTGTATGAACTCAGCCGACGctgatgatgaagatgatgatccAAGTTCTCTGGCTGCAGTTGGTTGCTTGCGTGCCATTAGCACAATACTTGAATCAGTGAGCAGTCTTCCCCAAATTTTTGTTCAAATCGAGCCTACTTTGCTTCCCATAATGCGTAGCATGTTAACGACCGATGGTCAAG AGGTTTTTGAAGAAATTTTGGAAATTGCATCATATATGACTTTTTTCTCTCCAACAATATCATTGGACCTATGGAGTCTTTGGCCAATAATAATGGAAGCACTAGCAGACTGGGCAATTGATTTCTTTCCAA ATATAATGGTTCCTCTGGACAATTACATTTCAAGGGGAACTGTTCATTTCGTTACTTGCAAAGAACCTGACTATCAACAGAGTTTGTGGAATATGATTTCCTCT CTTATGGCAGATAAAAATATGGAGGATAGTGATATTGAGCCAGCCCCAAAGCTTATTGAAGTTGTCTTCCTAAACTGCAGAGGACTGGTGGACCACTGGGTTGAGCCGTATCTCAGAATTACAGTTGAACGCTTGCATCGAACTGGAAAATCAAATTTAAAGTGTCTTCTCATGCAAGTG ATTGCAGATGGTCTATACTACAATGCTGCATTGACTCTCAGCATATTGCAAAAGTTAGGTGTTGCATCAGAAATCTTCAATCTTTGGTTTCATATGCTACAAGAAGTCAAGAAGAGTGGCGTGCGTGCTAATTTTAAAAG GGAACATGGTAAGAAAGTTTGCTGCCTTGGTTTAACATCCTTGCTGGTACTTCCAGCTGATCAAGTGCCAGGAGAGGTTTTAGGCCGGGTATTCCGTGCCACTCTTGATCTTCTGGTTGCATACAAAGATCAAGTTGCAG AAGCTGCAAAAgaggaggaagaagaagaagatgatgatgatatgGACGGCTTTCAAACTGATGATGAAGTTGAGGACGACAGTGGTTCTGACAGGGAAATGGGAGCTGATGCTGAAGATGGGGATGAAGCTGCCAGTAGTAATCTTAGAAAGTTGGCTGATCAG GCAAAGTCATTCAGGCCCAATGACGATGACTCGGATGATGACTTCAGTGACGACGAAGATTTGCAATCTCCAATTGATGAGGTGGatccttttattttctttgtgGATACAATGAAAG TGATGCAATCATCAGATCCAATAAAGTTTCAGAACTTGACCCAGACACTTGAGTTCTCTTATCAAGCTCTTGCAAGTGGTGTTGCCCAGCATGCTGAGATGAGAAGAGGTGAGATTGAGAAGGAAAAAGCAGAGAAGTCGTCAGCTATCACAGATTCTTAA